ATATGCATCGAGCATTAAGGTTCTATATGCATCGAGCGTTAAGGATCTATATGCATCGAACATTAAGGTTCTATATACATGAATCATTAATATTCTATATACATTGAGAATTGAAGTTCTATATGCATCAAGCATTAAGGTTCTATATGCATCAAGCATTAAGGTTCTATATGCATCGAGCATTAAGGTTCTATATGCATCGAGCATTAAGGTTCTATATGCATCGAGCATTAAGGTTCTATATGCATCAAGCGTTAAGGATCTATATGCATCGAACATTAAGGTTCTATATACATGAATCATTAATATTCTATATACATTGAGAATTGAAGTTCTATATGCATCGAGCGTTAAGGTTCTATATGCATCAAGCATTAAGGTTCTATATGCATTGAGCATTAAGGTTCTATATACACTAATCATTAATATTCTATATACATTGAGAATTAAAGTTCTATATGCATCGAGCATTAAGGTTCTATATACACTAATCATTAATATTCTGTATATACATTGAGAATTAAAGTTCTATATGCATCGAGCATTAAGGTTCTATATACACTAATCATTAATATTCTATATACATTGAGAATTAAAGTTCTATAAGAATTAATGTTCTATATGCATTGAGCATTAACGTTCTATATACACTAagcattaatattatatatatatatttagcattaAAATTCTATATGCATCGAGCATTAAGGTTCTATATACACTAATCATTAATATTCTATATACATTGAGAATTAAAGTTCTATATGCATCGAGCATTAAGGTTCTATTTGCATCGAGCATTAAGGTTCTATATGAATCGAGCATTAAGGTTCTATATGAATCGAGCATTAAGGTTCTATATGCATCGAGCATTAAGGTTCTATATACACTAATCATTAATATTCTATATACATTGAGAATTAAAGTTCTATATGCATCGAGCATTAAAGTTCTATATGCATCGAGCATTAAGGTTCTATATACATTGAGCATTAAAGTTCTATATGCATCGAGCATTAAGGTTCTATATGCATCGAGCATTAAGGTTCTATATACACTAATCATTAATATTCTATATACATTGAGAATTAAAGTTCTATATGCATCGAGCATTAAGGTTCTATATGCATCGAGCATTAAGGTTCTATATACACTAATCATTAATATTCTATATACATTGAGAATTAAAAAGTTCTATATGCATCGAGCATTAAGGTTCTATATACACTAGGCATTAATATTCTATATACATTGAGCATTAAAGTTCTATATGCATCGAGCATTAAGGTTCTATAAGCATTAAGATTCTATATGCATTGAGCACTAAGCATTACCTTCTCAATATATATTTAGCATTAATGCTCTATGTGCATTAAGTATTAATGTTGAATATGTACTAAGCATCAATGTTCTATATGCATTCAGAGTAAACGTTCTACACGCATTGAGTTTTCCTGTTCTATGCATTAAGCATTTGTCTAACGCAAAGGTCGCGCCAAGTGTTACACTTCAAAAGCATCATAAACGACATGAGTTGAGACTGAAAATAACTGTTGCAGATGCTGTAAAAAGTTGCACATAAATGTAAGGTACCTGCAGACCCAACAGCAACGCAGTTCTGTCCGTCCAACCGCACCAATGCGCGTGCACCGCGATGACATATGGAATCAACGCCGCCGCTACACTTCGCATGGACGGACAGCTGGTCCAGACAGCGTCAGATAACGGGGTGCGCACCACACCGGGAAGACGCGCATCGTCCGAGTGATTGCTGACCGCTTCTTGTATTACTTCACGCTGATGACGATGACATTCAGTCAGCCAATAGGAATGCTGCCGCGCACGCGCGGTGCcatctgggaaatgtagttccaTGGGCGAACCTTGTAGCTCAGTGATGAAATTGCCTGTTGTTTGACTTTgacaaaaaagtggatttgtatttgtatcaaaTAAATCTAATGatgattatttgtatttttttttttttcaaatcactTTCAAATGTTCTCAAAATTGCTTGAAATCACAGATCATAAATAAACATCCAAACCAATCCATTTCCTCACAGATTTGTCTGAAATTAGATCAATTTAAAGGTGCTGTCATCAGTAGCCCAGACAGCACACATGcatctcagagatgtctgttttagatcttttcatctggaaagcatcacaatctaaatgaacttctgctaaacatcttaaaagttcagatttacaaacattctaaatcataaacatctcaaagacatctgttgAACGTCTTGCAGACATCCGAAAGGCAACATCTTGTAGAAGTATTGCAGATAAgcaaacaacatatatatatattatattgtttttttgttttgttttgcctaCTGTTGTTTGTAAGGGTGTAGATTAGGCTTGAATACTGGgagggttgcagcgtgaagcatttacatgtttccattgatcatgtacAGTTATTGCTcggaacgaaccgaaatgaaaaactttaaatttttagtccctgcttcaGAGTGCTCTTTGTCTCTGTCATCTTACACAAGCACGCACATGacatcatgatgaggtgtttttagTGTATGAGCGGACagctctacacattcattttgaagcacgcatcacttgcagattatttgttcaattaaatcagagactttttttagtttaattatcacactaggacatatcacaattttaatttgattaattgtacattcaaacattcattttttcgtccaaatatgtcatataagaatgacattctgcattttatggctaatgccatttttatgtctAGATTCTGTGTTTTCCGCCTACTACATGTAGTAACTGCGGTATAAGCAGACTCcgatcattgaattattgaaaattaattcacatcctgaGGTATTAAGGCCAAATCACCATgctttttaacaaaaataaaaaatcaatcagTGGTCTGACTGTCatcgttgtctaaagtttataactcacagggatgcaaactcatgagggttgAAAAAGTTGAGACCATCACTGATCCACGAACATGTTTTCCAgggttatttattttaaagaataagataaaagcaccaacttaagctattttaaGGATTCAAGTATAGCAACTTAtatgcacaattgtgcagaattagctggaAAAATAAAGGGCACTTtgttgtggcttgcttctgtttcacaaatttgttcattttaattaactgaACATCTTCTGTGCTtcgagtgagtcattgaatcattttgagatgttcatgaccgaaatctgccaagagactttatagtatttaagcattatcagaacaaagcagatctataaaaAGCAGACTTGTTTATATTAACGTCTTAATGTTAATCTTTTTTGGTGAATGTAAatactgtagttcaataactggggtctttGGATACTCGGAAACAATACggtaataattaattaaagtaaattatgagacattcaatatcgcttggacaattgttttttttttattatttatttatccccttgcctgggtatctcagcaagtaaagacgctgactaccaccgctggagtcgtgagtttgaatccagggtgtgctgagtgactccagccaggtctcctaagcaaccaaattggcccggttgctagggagggtagagtcacatggggtaacctcctcgtggtcgctataatgtggttctcactctcggtggggcgtgtggtgagttgtgcgtggatgccgcagagaatagcatgaagcctccacatgcgctacgtctccacggtaacgcgctcaacaagccacatgataagatgcgcggattgatggtctcagacgcggaggcaactgagattcgtcctccgccacccggattgatgcgagtcactacgccaccacgagaacttagagcgcattgggaattgggcattccaaattggggagaaaataaacatagtaataaaaaaaaagtattttggtttgcacacacacacaaaaagctaaaatgtaagatttttttttttaatggtttaagtaccaaaagtgtatagagtctttagagacccgaggtatgtaagagtgtcgtCCTTTTTTTTCTCGTacatccataaattatatttaagtttactatcacaggatatctatttctttgtttattacaagagaaatgagtactatattcatataaataaacactatatcacattgacattctgtgcaacaatgaattatcaacaatggtgaattatcagtaccACACAcgtgcatacacatacatattatacatgttatttcttactcaaggtggcactgatgtttcagtgatggacttgatttatatttgacattgctagctgatgtagaaacaacactgaagtaaactatagcaagtgtaacatatGTGtaacatatgtgtagcttatgtgtatcttctGTGTAGATgtccagttgcatctcatgaataTGTGGTGCGATTTCTGCATGAGATTTGGGATTCTTTCAGTTTCAGACCTTGATCTTCCTTCTTACAGATCATGTAAAGATTGAATGAGTTCAAGAAAATTGCAATGACCTTTCACATTAATTTCCCATATCATTTTCAGAACTGACATATCAAAATCAAAACAACAAGCTCACACCATCATTCTTACCATGCAGGTGAACTAACATTGAAAGCAGAcagttttgaaatgtttattaatTTGTACAACTGCACGGATCTACACATTCAGACTTCTAAAAGAGAAAAGTGCAGAAATGCACCAACAAATCCATACATTTAGGCATTGATTCAATTACAAGGTATCTCAAAGTTCTAATATTTAAATATGGTAATGAGTCCATGCAAGTTATgtttctataataataataaaaatatttgttaatcTAATTTACGTTTCTGAATTTATTTGTAATATAGTAGAAATCACTTAGGCTCCATTCATTCTGTTTTTTAGCTTTCACACTCTAAAAACTGATAATAAACCTTCATTCTCACTGAACACATGAAGCATAAGCAGTATTATAAAAAGTAATGTTTTAAGCTTATCTTTACAACACAACATCATGTTTTAAATAATCACCCTACTTTGATATTTTCTCATGCAAAGCTATCAAATGTACATCTGTACACTTTTTCTACACACTGTATCTAGATTTTCGCAAGTTGTCAAACGTTTGCGTGGCAAAAAGTGACCCTCAAGTCCACCAACATCCACCGTAGCACATTATAAAGGGGTTTTAATACAGGTTACACAAGCAACACCTCAATTAGGGGCTGTGCATTCAATATAATAACACTTTGTTCTGTATAAATTAGCAAAGGCTAGACAAAGTTACAGTgatataaagaaaaacatttgacaTTGTGCTTTTTTTGGAGTTTTGTTTTGATTAGGAAAAAGCCTGTGCAATAACAGTGTAGAGGATACGCCATAGTCACAGTACTTGGCACTCAGAAACGACCTCTCTCTCTATTCACAACCACTCCtaaagaatacacacacacacacacacacaccgcagaTAAACATACAGGCCCTCCGTTTGGCGTATCAGTCAAAGGCCTTGCTGTTTATATCAGGACAggcaaataaaatgaaataaactaTTGTGAAACATGCCCAGCGCAAGTAAGGCCATTGAGAAAGTTAAAAATAATTATCATGGGGGTTATTTGGGGGAACGAATCGGCCTGTTGAAAACCCATTATAAAAGATCAAATTCAAAGGACATTTTAATCTAACTTTAATCTAACTCAGTTTCAATATGAAGGTGATGTgtgcagttatatatatatataatttaataataataaactaatgaTGTAGTTTGTCCTTACGGTCATATGTATCCCGCATGAGTCTGTATGCCAGATGGGGCGTCTGTCTGTTTACCATCAGATAACACATCTGTATGGTCTAGATTAATCCACAGAACACCAGATACACACGAAAACACCTCTAGGACAAAACCAATtccaaaatgcagcaaaaagaatcagctgaataaaaaaaaacaaataaaaaaatcctgaatattgtttttatttcccaGGTTAAAAGGGGTATAAAAATTATAAGAACCTAAATCACATGGTAAGAATTTGACTGATTTTTCAGCAAGGTATCAACACCTGGTCTGTTcacaatataataaaaaacaaaatggttaaagggatggttcacccaaaaatgaaaattatctcgttatttactcaccctcatgtcatctcagatgagaatgactttctttcttctgcagaacacaaatgaagatttttagaagaatatttcagctctgtaggtccttacaatgcaagtgaatggtggccagaactttgaagttcaaaaaagcacataaaggcagcataaaagtaatccatattactccagtggtttaatccatgtcttcagatgcaatatgataggtgtgggtgagaaacagatcaatatttaagccattttttactataaatctccactttcaaagcGCTcctctctcctaagagttcttcatttgtttttgccgattcgcaaacttcatgcatatcgccacctactgggcaggaaggagaatttatagtaaaaaaggacttaaatattgatctgtttctcacccactctgcagaagacatggattactatggagtcgtatggattacttttatgctgcctttatgtgcttttaggagcttcaaagttctggtcatcattcacttgcattgtatggacctacagagctgaaatattcttctacaaatcttcatttgagttcagcagatgaaagaaagtcatacacatctgggatggcatgagggtgagtaaatgatgagtgaattttcatttttggagaacTGTTCCTTCAAGATTGGACTCgtttcactttaaaaacatttctgccttgattcaaaatatcaaaactatTATCATTTTGGAAAGGGGAAAGATGTCAAGAGAGGAtgtctaataaaaaaaacagttaaactaccagtaaaaagtttggacacacgtACTTAtgctttattattactttttttccacattttagaataacagtcaTCAAAAGTatcaaataaacacaaatagatgtatgggaattatgtaacTAAATTATGTGACCAAAATAGTCAAATATATCAGAACCAGCCttgagtaattaattactgtaatctaattactttttaagtacaaatgtagtgtagcacattacattttaaattcttgtaatcataatacagttactgactttcaattacgATATTTACTTTATTTGGTTTACACATATtcctaaaataatattttatacgtagaacacatttaaaacatgaattatgttcatttgTACATCTGTTGCATTTTGCGACAGCCGAAGGGTGTGTGACCCCTAACGAATCAATGAAGGAGGAGGacaaatagacattattttaaatttattgaacggaaaaacaaaatcttttaaGGGAAAAGAGTTTTTAGAAAGTAACCTAAAAGTAActagtaatttgattacttttttgatgaagtaatcagtaaagtcagtaatctgattttattttatagtagtaattattaattttaagtaaattacttttttgtgtaatttacccaaaactgattacAACTATCTTATATTTGAGCTTATTCAAAGTATCCACCGGTTGGCCAGAAACATAGTTTACGCAAGTACGCGAATGCAGACACAAGTGCTTGGCCAACGCACTGCCAACACGCGACCCGACTGAACATGATAAACGTGCGTCCATGTGTTAATGTGACGGTAACAAACGTCAgtcctcaagggggcgatagagttccCTTCAAAGTCTGTGCCATAAAACCAAATGTGTTATTATgtaggtaagttgctataaatattagggctgtcaatttaaagcgttattcagtgcgattaattatataaaaaattaagtgTTGGAAATATCAATGCAATTATGCCTCCGGACTGTAATAAGAATTATTCCTTCTATCAAGCAATTCAAACTTAAAGtagcacctgttttcagcagggggcagtaagcgaaaatACAGCTTTTAAGggaactacatttaacttgacacagcgacctaaaaacgttGTTTATGGCGTGACgtaaccaaagtgagatgctccaaaagcatccatctgttgtatccttagAAAAGACATTATAATAATCTCGGACaaattgacgaattcaattgcaaaatggattactgtggactgtaggccaatgtaacgggagccagctgatagacagctgtgcaatgtgtgtaaacctcactctcctgacctcaagaggtgcactagcgactgacgctaggggctgtagcctttagcctccttgttagtgcacccgcctcccatgctggagatgccggttcgagtcccatacGGAGTGgatagaacaggagcatcacaatggtgccgtgacccagatgggagtgaggtttagaggggtgagtgtaatggtggccagctgatagatagctgtgcaatgtgtataaacctcacacTCCTGACCTCaaaaggtgcactagcgactgatgctagaggctgtagcctttatcctccttgttagcacgcctTCCTCCCACACCGGAGACgccggagcgggtagaacaggagcgtcacaccaatcaggggcgtagattccagggagGGGGTGCAATATTTATaagatgatcaatggaaacataggTCAATATTTCAAGCTGTATGACAGTTGTTGTCTTGAAAAAGAAAACTCAATtacgctatagcgccccttgtggcaatgttgagaatgcaatgcatattTGCGTTGACACAATGACACATGGGGCATtcatgtacttgtgtagagtatgtttcgggccTTTATGTTCTAGATTCCAACTTTATGAGGTGCTTCATACTGAGGTGTGCTCATGTGTATGCGGGATGACTTgatggctgcttttccttcactatccgctccagttttgtaaagaaattcaagcGTTGGCAGTTTGCATTTGTCTACAATTTAGAtccaaaggtttttaagatcatgagaaacatttgagTCGAGTGTGTCCATACAGTTCACATGTAGTGTACATCAAATAAGACGTGTCTAGTTTATAAACATGTTGAAATACTTTACAAAATGATCACTTGGCAGGGCttgaaatgaagtgaaatgaaaaacaaaagaaaaaaattctctcatctcatGAAGCAGTGAGAAAGGCTGTTCTCTAAATACGAAGCAATAACAAACCTATTTAACGAGACATGAAACGCTCTGACTGGGTTGCCAGTTGAGTGACTCCCCCAAAACCCCCCACAGGCCGTCAGGAGGGGTCGAACCATCAACAGAGGCGGCTGCCAGTCAATCGCGCTCAACGGCAGCAGCCAGGGATGTGGAAACCTCGCAGCAGAACCTGCAGCCCGGCCTCAGAGGATGGTGCAGAAGAACTTCTTCTCTCTGAAAGGGTTTTCTGACGCGGGGACGGGCACGATGAGCGGGTCCTCTCGTATATGTGCATCACAATACGCCATCAGATCCGCTGCAGCCTTGGACACCTGTCAACATGAGGTCAGAATTAGAATAAATGACACAGTGAGTTGCAAGATGTGGCAGCACCCCGTTTTGAGAAAACCTAAAAGCACGCAAATAAACTGCACATAACGCAGACAACAGAACAGACTGTTCTACCATTCACACACTGCTCCATATAAATGGCCTTTCTTTGTGCACGCTCGTGACCCTCCCCCAGATGTGTCTTTTCATGCATTCCTTTATGTGACCTCCACTAACAGAATCCAGTTATGGAGTTTCCAGCTTGACGAGGTCATGTGATGGGCAAAATgttacaacaacagaagacaatTTTGTTgtcttaaaacattttctttaatatacagtatgtgtgtactcTAATGTTTGCTTTTCCAAACTGTGTCTTAGAGCTGATGTGTACTATTTCCTGTCTCtgattaatatgcagaaacatttATAAGAAATCATTCATAAACACTCTGTCTCTGTGGCATTTGCTCTGATTGTTTTGAGAGATCCGTTCAGTTAAGCCCGTTTCCTAAAACCATACTGTTTTGTCACAGTATATAGGGCATAATTAGGTGAATAATTCCACACATTGTAAATGAACATCACTATCATCTCTAGTCTCCTTGTATGTGGTCCTGTGCAAGTCAATGCATGTTAACTcttttaaagggacagtccaCAATTCTGAGACAGAAACTTAGAGAACAACACTGTTGTATCATGCTTTTACAGTGCTTCCGTCTTCATAACGATAGCAGAATGGCGTACACATATACAGCATTTAGTCTATGCACAGACAGTTTGAGAGAGGACAAATTTGGTTCGTAAATGTCATGCTGCCTTAACATGCCAAAACATGACATTTATCATAGTCCATACGTAAGTTTCTTACTCCCTTCGCAGAATTTCTGCCTGAAACGTGTGTAAAATAACTGCAGTTCATTCTCGTGGCCTCTTAATGATCTTTAAAGGTctgttaaaattattaatttcccTCAGGAAGACttcatgcagtaaaaaaaaaaaatttcattgcaACTACTTATGTAGTCACTCAGAATACATTTTACAAAACCCTGCACAAAGTAGGTATAGACTCCATGCATCTCCTTCTCAATGGTTAATTGAGCATTAGGTAAAGATTAAGGGTGCACTCATTTAGATATCTGGCtgatttgataataatttttatgttataatcaaTTACAGGTTTGGATgatattcaaaataatatttggcctgttttatttatttatttatttatttttttgttaaataaataataaaatacaatacatttaaaaattattaaatatttatatgtaaataaaataaaacaaacatgataACAATTTTTATGTTTTGGTCAATTACTAATATggctattattataaataatgttttgcctatttttctttttcttcaaaattaaaataaataattaaaaataaaaataaataaataaacataataactgtttttatgttttgatcATTTACTGATAtggattttattataaataatt
The genomic region above belongs to Myxocyprinus asiaticus isolate MX2 ecotype Aquarium Trade chromosome 23, UBuf_Myxa_2, whole genome shotgun sequence and contains:
- the LOC127414404 gene encoding guanine nucleotide-binding protein G(I)/G(S)/G(O) subunit gamma-4-like gives rise to the protein MKDGMANNSTACISQARKAVEQLKMEACMDRIKVSKAAADLMAYCDAHIREDPLIVPVPASENPFREKKFFCTIL